One stretch of Glycine soja cultivar W05 chromosome 7, ASM419377v2, whole genome shotgun sequence DNA includes these proteins:
- the LOC114420278 gene encoding zinc-finger homeodomain protein 4-like has protein sequence MELSSQEGEIPIPINSSTTYGHGNGHGHGLMIHHDHNHIISSTAPSNGIPTMQQEEDHGLGSYKKVVRYRECLKNHAAAMGGNATDGCGEFMPSGEEGTIEALNCSACHCHRNFHRKEVEGEPSCDYHHLNINRRRHILGPHKNLLPPEALGYPTAARSVPPHQMIMPYNIGGIGHHLPSESDEQEDGGGGGGMVQLSSRPISSQQQLVKKRFRTKFSQEQKDKMLNFAEKVGWKIQKQEESVVQQFCQEIGVKRRVLKVWMHNNKHNLAKKNPPTTAAPPPP, from the coding sequence ATGGAACTTTCGAGTCAAGAAGGCGAAATCCCAATCCCAATAAACAGCAGTACTACATATGGACATGGTAATGGTCATGGTCACGGACTCATGATTCACCATGACCATAACCACATTATATCCTCCACGGCACCTTCAAATGGCATACCTACCATGCAGCAGGAGGAGGATCATGGACTTGGAAGCTACAAGAAAGTAGTTCGGTACAGAGAATGCCTGAAGAACCATGCAGCAGCCATGGGAGGGAATGCCACTGATGGGTGTGGTGAGTTCATGCCAAGTGGAGAAGAAGGGACCATAGAGGCACTGAACTGCTCTGCCTGTCATTGCCACAGAAACTTCCACAGAAAGGAAGTGGAGGGTGAGCCTTCATGTGACTACCACCACCTCAACATCAACAGAAGAAGACACATTCTAGGCCCTCACAAGAACCTCCTCCCACCTGAGGCTCTGGGATACCCTACAGCTGCTAGAAGTGTCCCACCACACCAGATGATAATGCCCTACAACATTGGAGGAATTGGGCACCACCTCCCTTCAGAATCTGATGAACAAgaagatggtggtggtggtggtggaatggTGCAGCTTAGTAGTAGACCCATCAGCTCCCAGCAGCAGCTAGTGAAGAAAAGGTTCAGGACAAAGTTCAGCCAGGAGCAGAAGGACAAAATGCTCAACTTTGCTGAGAAGGTGGGTTGGAAAATCCAGAAGCAAGAGGAGTCTGTTGTGCAACAGTTCTGCCAAGAGATTGGGGTCAAGAGAAGAGTGCTCAAGGTTTGGATGCATAACAATAAGCACAATCTCGCCAAAAAGAATCCCCCAACAACTgctgcaccaccaccaccttaa
- the LOC114420758 gene encoding uncharacterized protein LOC114420758 has product MPKGKTTPSDSNHPGRDSLQWNDEMDQMLLNALGEEANKGNRHDGAWTTQAYNNMVEALRSTIGPNITKNHIKNRMKTLKNHFAEAYDLFHSLSGFSWNSITRKFDAEDDVWEELIKGKPHAARWRKMQIKHYDILTELFATDRAKGNVAKTAKERRKQWEKENIDLNNYFEDTEMYVPNVGMFDENQFSPPNFEDASPQNGQTNPSGLNTSRGTKRKRNVVELVEDQYERMNESIMTIAEALKEGNSVSKELHQVAERQVEVAERQVAVIEKQVEIAEKQVTVIQQTRPRHYSESDVWDLLEELRVTDPFRMKVYNHLCDNEHKKRKLFGVPPHMRGEALIQMMTDAGAFTSSAIQVEVQQATGAIVQRCVY; this is encoded by the exons ATGCCAAAGGGAAAAACCACTCCATCAGATTCTAATCACCCTGGTAGAGATAGCCTACAATGGAATGATGAAATGGATCAAATGTTGTTGAATGCTTTGGGTGAAGAGGCAAATAAGGGAAATAGGCACGATGGTGCTTGGACAACACAAGCATACAACAACATGGTCGAAGCCTTAAGATCTACAATTGGACCAAATATCACAAAGAATCATATAAAGAATAGAATGAAGAcactaaaaaatcattttgctGAAGCTTACGACTTGTTCCATAGTTTAAGTGGATTCTCTTGGAATTCAATAACTCGAAAATTTGATGCTGAGGACGACGTCTGGGAAGAGCTGATTAAA GGAAAGCCACATGCTGCAAGATGGAGAAAAATGCAAATTAAGCATTATGACATCTTGACTGAGTTATTTGCAACTGATAGGGCAAAAGGAAATGTTGCGAAAACAGCTAAGGAAAGGAGGAAACAATGGGAGAAGGAGAATATTGACTTGAATAACTATTTTGAAGATACAGAAATGTATGTGCCAAATGTTGGTATGTTTGATGAAAACCAATTTTCACCCCCCAACTTTGAGGATGCTAGTCCACAAAATGGTCAAACAAATCCTAGTGGCTTAAATACTTCAAGGGGTACAAAACGGAAGAGAAATGTGGTTGAGTTAGTTGAAGATCAATATGAGCGAATGAATGAAAGTATCATGACAATTGCTGAAGCTTTGAAAGAGGGAAATTCTGTTTCTAAGGAGCTGCACCAAGTTGCAGAGCGTCAAGTTGAAGTTGCTGAAAGACAAGTTGCAGTCATTGAAAAACAAGTTGAAATTGCTGAAAAACAAGTTACTGTGATACAACAAACTCGTCCTCGTCATTATTCAGAATCTGATGTATGGGATCTTTTAGAGGAATTAAGAGTCACAGATCCATTTCGCATGAAGGTTTATAACCATTTATGTGATAATGAGCACAAAAAACGTAAGCTTTTTGGCGTACCACCTCATATGAGAGGAGAAGCTCTCATTCAAATGATGACTGATGCAG GTGCTTTCACCTCTAGTGCAATACAAGTAGAAGTGCAACAAGCAACTGGAGCTATAGTGCAAAGATGTGTATACTAA
- the LOC114420760 gene encoding protein ALP1-like: MKFTYVLPGWESTASDSRILKDALSREDSLKIPEGKYYLGDAGFMLKRGVLTPYRGVRYHLKEYSTRSPQNSKELFNHRHASLRNVIERCFGVLKKRFPILSTGTEPFYSFEVMTDIVLACCILHNFLMGVDVDETLIAEVDRELLQQEIDRSQPQQQRDDDYRLGTILRDDVAIRMWNVYPI; the protein is encoded by the exons ATGAAATTCACTTATGTTTTACCGGGGTGGGAAAGCACAGCATCTGACTCTAGGATTTTGAAAGATGCTTTAAGTAGGGAAGACTCTCTAAAAATTCCTGAAG GAAAATATTATCTTGGGGATGCCGGTTTTATGCTAAAACGTGGGGTGCTTACACCTTATAGAGGTGTTCGTTATCACTTGAAGGAATATTCTACTCGCAGCCCGCAAAATTCTAAGGAGTTGTTCAATCATCGCCATGCTTCACTTCGAAATGTTATTGAGAGATGTTTTGGAGTACTAAAGAAAAGATTTCCAATTTTATCTACTGGCACCGAACCCTTTTACTCATTTGAAGTCATGACAGACATTGTACTTGCTTGTTGTATATTGCATAACTTCTTAATgggtgttgatgttgatgagaCCTTAATTGCTGAAGTAGATCGTGAGTTACTTCAACAAGAGATTGATAGATCCCAACCACAACAACAACGTGATGATGACTATAGATTGGGAACAATTTTAAGGGACGATGTTGCTATCAGAATGTGGAATGTTTATCCAATATGA
- the LOC114420282 gene encoding protein root UVB sensitive 6-like — protein sequence MAPNPMKQSANSTTTTIANKEILVRETMRISANLASPPQPPPPSPIVGIICCEEMDGRRWKYLAESDGFGGFKKNSFLPVSLNSNHPRDPLHEVLSFVTSYVVPEGFPDSVTPSYVPYMTWRALKHFFGGAMGVFTTQTLLSSVGVCRNRAAPGAVAINWILKDGAGRVGKMLFARQGKKFDYDLKQLRFTGDLLMELGAGVELATAAVPHLFLPLACAANVLKNVAAVTSTSTRTPIYKAFAKGENIGDVTAKGECVGNIADLLGTGLSILIAKRNPSLVTTFSLLSCGYILSSYREVKSVVLHTLNCGRFSVAVEHFLMTGQVPTLQEGNMNENIFSFPWKDRPVVLGSRIKEAFQDPSAYVAIEPLFDRERYIVTFNPSKHKVYAVLKDQAKSDDILKAAFHAHVLFFSLMKSLNENKASSLKQREDLSNMTHTVADIEARIAGTCKTVADSYGCFKNKAKEQGWTMSESHLNPGRARFYPVDNR from the exons ATGGCTCCGAATCCGATGAAGCAATCTGCGAATTCCACTACAACTACCATCGCTAATAAGGAGATTCTGGTCCGTGAAACGATGCGTATCAGTGCCAATTTGGCCTCCCCCCCTCAGCCGCCGCCGCCGTCTCCCATCGTCGGAATTATCTGCTGCGAAGAAATGGACGGGCGTCGTTGGAAGTACTTGGCTGAGAGCGATGGCTTTGGCGGATTCAAGAAGAATTCATTTCTCCCTGTCAGCCTCAACTCCAACCACCCTCGCGACCCTCTCCAC GAAGTCCTCTCTTTCGTTACATCCTATGTTGTCCCCGAAGGTTTCCCTGATAGTGTTACTCCTTCTTATGTCCCCTACATGACATGGAGGGCTCTTAAG CACTTTTTCGGTGGAGCAATGGGCGTTTTCACCACTCAAACCCTCTTGAGTTCTGTTGGCGTCTGTAGAAACAGAGCTGCTCCTGGGGCCGTCGCCATCAACTGGATTCTCAAGGATGGTGCTGGTCGTGTCGGGAAGATGCTCTTTGCTCGTCAAGGAAAGAAATTTGATTATGACCTCAAACAGCTGCGCTTCACAGGTGATCTTCTCATGGAGTTGGGTGCTGGAGTTGAACTCGCTACTGCTGCAGTGCCGCATCTCTTTCTTCCATTGGCTTGTGCTGCTAATGTACTCAAG AATGTTGCTGCCGTAACATCAACCTCAACTCGCACACCAATTTATAAAGCCTTTGCTAAAGGAGAAAACATAGGGGATGTCACTGCTAAAGGAGAATGTGTTGGCAATATTGCAGACCTG TTAGGAACTGGTTTGAGCATATTGATTGCCAAAAGGAATCCATCGCTTGTCACCACATTTTCCCTCCTTTCATGTGGATATATCCTTAGCTCTTATAGAGAG GTAAAATCTGTGGTTTTGCACACACTTAACTGTGGAAGATTCAGTGTGGCAGTAGAGCATTTTCTCATGACAG GACAAGTTCCTACTTTGCAGGAGGGCAATATGAATGAGAACATATTCAGTTTTCCATGGAAAGATAGGCCTGTTGTCCTTG GATCAAGAATCAAGGAAGCATTCCAAGACCCTAGTGCATATGTTGCCATAGAGCCCTTGTTTGAT AGGGAGAGATATATTGTAACATTTAACCCCTCAAAACACAAGGTTTATGCGGTGCTCAAGGATCAGGCAAAGTCAGATGACATTCTGAAAGCAGCATTCCAT GCTCATGTGCTATTTTTCAGTTTGATGAAATCATTGAATGAAAATAAGGCCTCATCTTTGAAGCAAAGGGAGGATCTCTCAAACATGACACACACAGTTGCTGATATCGAGGCTCGTATAGCTGGTACTTGCAAGACCGTGGCAGATTCTTATGGGTGTTTCAAGAATAAAGCTAAGGAGCAA GGTTGGACGATGTCAGAATCACATCTAAATCCTGGTCGAGCAAGGTTTTATCCAGTTGATAATAGATGA
- the LOC114420281 gene encoding cullin-associated NEDD8-dissociated protein 1-like: MANLALTSILEKMTGKDKDYRYMATSDLLNELSKATFKADADLEVKLTNIIIQQLDDAAGDVSGLAVKCLAPLVRKVSEVRVVEMTSKLCDKLLNGKDQHRDIASIALKTVVAEVSTQSLAQSILQTLTPQLIRGITGPGMGSEIKCESLDILCDVLHKFGNLMAADHELLLSSLLSQLSSNQASVRKKTVACIASLSSSLSDDLLAKATVEVVTNLKNKVAKSEMIRTNIQMIGALSRAVGYRFGPHLGDTVPVLINYCTNASENDEELREYSLQALESFLLRCPRDISVYCDEILHLTLEYLSYDPNFTDNMEEDTDDEGLEEEEDDESANEYTDDEDVSWKVRRAAAKCLAALIVSRPEILSKLYDEACPKLIDRFKEREENVKMDVFNTFIELLRQTGNVTKGQTDADMSPRWLLKQEVSKIVKSINRQLREKSIKTKVGAFSVLKELVVVLPNCLADHIGSLIPGIEKALNDKSSTSNLKIEALTFTRLVLSSHSPDVFHPYIKALSAPVLSAVGERYYKVTAEALRVCGELVRVVRPNIEGSGFDFRPYVHPIYNGIMSRLINQDQDQEVKECAISCMGLIVSTFGDHLNAELPACLPVLVDRMGNEITRLTAVKAFAVIAASPLRVDLSCVLEHVVAELTAFLRKANRALRQATLGTLNSLIVAYGDKIVLSAYEVIIVELSGLISDSDLHMTALALELCCTLMGDKRSNQSIGLAVRNKVLPQALTLIKSSLLQGQALSALQNFFAALVYSANTSFDSLLESLLACAKPSPQSGGIAKQALHSIAQCVAVLCLAAGDQKCSSTVKMLTDILKDDSSSNSAKQHLALLCLGEIGRRKDLSTHAHIENIVIESFQSPFEEIKSAASYALGNIAVGNLPKYLPFILDQIDNQQKKQYLLLHSLKEVIVRQSVDKAEFQESSVEKILNLLFNHCESEEEGVRNVVAECLGKIALIEPVKLIPALKVRRTSPAAFTRATVVIAVKYSIVERPEKIDEIIYPEISSFLMLIKDNDRHVRRAAVLAISTFAHNKPNLIKGLLPDLLPLLYDQTIVKQELIRTVDLGPFKHIVDDGLELRKAAFECVDTLLDSCLDQVNPSSFIVPYLKSGLDDHYDVKMPCHLILSKLADKCPSAVLAVLDSLVDPLQKTINFKPKQDAVKQEVDRNEDMIRSALRAIASLNRISGGDCSVKFKNLMNEISKSQTLWDKYYSIRNE; the protein is encoded by the exons ATGGCCAATCTAGCTTTGACTAGCATACTAGAAAAG ATGACTGGGAAGGACAAAGATTACAGATATATGGCCACATCTGATTTGCTCAATGAGTTGAGCAAAGCAACGTTTAAGGCCGATGCTGATCTGGAGGTCAAATTGACAAACATCATCATACAACAACTTGATGATGCAGCTGGTGATGTTTCTGGACTTGCtgtcaaatg TCTTGCTCCGTTAGTGAGGAAGGTGAGTGAGGTAAGGGTTGTGGAAATGACCAGTAAACTATGTGACAAATTGCTAAATGGGAAGGATCAGCATCGCGACATTGCTAGCATAGCTTTGAAGACAGTTGTTGCAGAAGTTTCTACTCAGTCTCTTGCACAATCTATTCTCCAGACTCTCACGCCGCAATTGATAAGAGGAATTACTGGTCCT GGAATGGGTTCCGAGATTAAATGTGAATCTCTGGATATTTTATGTGATGTCCTTCATAAATTTGGGAATCTAATGGCAGCGGATCATGAACTATTATTAAGTTCCTTGCTTTCTCAGTTGAGTTCTAATCAAGCTAGTGTGCGCAAGAAGACTGTGGCATGCATtg CATCTCTCTCTTCAAGCCTGTCAGATGATTTGTTGGCAAAGGCAACTGTTGAAGTTGTTActaacttgaaaaataaagttgCCAAGTCCGAAATGATCCGTACAAATATACAGATGATCGGTGCTTTGAG TCGAGCTGTTGGCTACCGATTTGGGCCCCATCTTGGAGACACTGTTCCAGTGCTAATTAATTATTGTACTAATGCCTCAGAAAATGATGAAGAGCTTCGTGAGTACAGCTTGCAG GCACTGGAAAGCTTTCTCCTTAGGTGTCCAAGGGATATTTCTGTTTACTGTGAtgaaattcttcatttgacactaGAATATCTAAGTTATGATCCAAATTTCACTGACAACATGGAGGAGGATACTGATGACGAAGGTCTTGAAGAGGAGGAGGATGA TGAGAGTGCAAATGAATATACAGATGATGAAGATGTAAGCTGGAAAGTTCGGAGAGCAGCAGCTAAATGTTTAGCAGCATTGATTGTTTCTCGTCCTGAGATCTTGTCAAAGCTGTATGATGAG GCTTGTCCAAAACTAATAGACAGATTCAAAGAGAGGGAAGAAAATGTCAAG ATGGATGTATTTAATACTTTCATTGAGCTCTTGCGTCAAACTGGAAATGTCACAAAAGGGCAGACAGATGCAGATATGAG TCCTCGATGGTTGTTGAAGCAAGAAGTGTCGAAGATTGTCAAATCTATAAATAGGCAGTTGCGTGAGAAATCTATCAAGACAAAG GTTGGAGCCTTTTCTGTTTTGAAAGAACTTGTGGTTGTATTGCCCAACTGTCTTGCAGACCATATTGGGTCACTCATTCCAGGAATTGAAAAAGCATTAAAT GACAAATCATCTACCTCAAATTTGAAGATTGAAGCCCTAACATTTACAAGATTGGTATTATCTTCACATTCTCCTGATGTTTTTCACCCTTACatcaag GCTCTTTCTGCCCCTGTTCTGTCAGCTGTTGGTGAGCGTTATTACAAGGTCACTGCAGAGGCCTTGAGAGTATGTGGAGAACTTGTCCGTGTTGTGCGGCCAAACATTGAG GGGTCTGGTTTTGATTTCAGACCATATGTTCATCCCATATATAACGGCATTATGTCACGCTTAATAAACCAAGATCAGGATCAG GAGGTTAAGGAGTGTGCTATCTCCTGCATGGGCCTCATTGTGTCAACATTTGGCGATCATCTTAATGCAGAATTACCTGCATGCCTTCCTGTGCTTGTTGATCGAATGGGAAATGAGATAACCCGACTTACTGCTGTCAAG GCATTTGCTGTCATTGCTGCTTCTCCACTTCGGGTGGATCTATCATGTGTTCTAGAGCATGTGGTAGCAGAGTTGACTGCATTCCTTCGAAAA GCTAATCGTGCTCTAAGGCAGGCTACCTTGGGAACCTTAAATTCACTTATAGTTGCTTATGGTGATAAGATTGTTTTGTCTGCTTATGAAGTTATTATCGTAGAACTGTCGGGACTAATTAG TGATTCTGACTTGCATATGACAGCTCTTGCCCTGGAACTCTGCTGCACATTAATGGGTGACAAGAGGTCAAATCAAAGTATTGGTTTGGCCGTTAGAAACAAAGTTCTTCCTCAAGctttaacattaattaaaagcTCATTGTTGCAGGGGCAAGCACTTTCG GCTTTGCAAAACTTTTTTGCTGCTTTAGTCTATTCTGCAAATACTAGTTTTGATTCTCTGCTGGAGTCACTACTTGCCTGTGCTAAGCCTTCTCCACAGTCTGGTGGCATTGCTAAACAAGCTCTGCATTCGATAGCTCAGTGTGTTGCTGTTCTATGCCTTGCTGCTGGTGATCAGAAGTGTTCATCTACAGTGAAAATGCTCACTGACATTCTCAAGGATGACAGCAGTTCTAACTCC gCTAAGCAGCACCTTGCACTTTTATGTTTGGGGGAGATTGGTAGAAGGAAGGATCTAAGTACACATGCACACATagaaaatattgttattgaatctTTCCAGTCCCCTTTTGAAGAGATAAAGTCTGCTGCCTCATATGCTCTTGGTAACATTGCTGTTGGTAATCTTCCAAAATACTTGCCATTTATCTTGGATCAGATTGATAATCAGCAGAAGAAACAATATCTCTTGCTTCATTCTTTGAAAGAG GTAATTGTGAGACAATCTGTAGATAAAGCAGAGTTTCAAGAGTCCAGTGTGGAGAAAATACTTAATTTACTCTTCAACCACTGTGAAAGTGAGGAAGAGGGAGTGCGCAATGTAGTGGCGGAGTGTTTGGGCAAAATTGCTCTTATTGAGCCTGTTAAACTCATCCCTGCACTCAAG GTAAGAAGAACCAGCCCAGCTGCATTTACTCGAGCTACTGTTGTCATTGCTGTGAAGTACTCCATAGTTGAGCGTCCAGAGAAGATAGATGAGATCATATACCCTGAAATATCTTCATTTCTGATGCTTATCAAGGATAACGATAGG CATGTTAGGCGAGCTGCTGTTTTGGCTATAAGCACATTTGCACACAATAAGCCGAATCTCATCAAGGGGCTTCTTCCTGATCTGCTGCCTCTTCTATATGATCAAACTATTGTTAAG CAAGAGCTCATAAGGACAGTTGATCTTGGTCCTTTTAAGCATATTGTGGATGATGGACTTGAATTGAGGAAGGCGGCTTTTGAATGTGTAGACACATTGCTGGATAGTTGCCTTGATCAAGTGAACCCGTCATCATTCATTGTTCCTTATCTTAAATCTGGTTTGGATG ATCATTATGATGTTAAAATGCCATGCCACCTGATACTCTCCAAACTAGCTGACAAGTGTCCTTCTGCAGTCTTGGCAG TGTTAGATTCATTGGTTGATCCTCTCCAGAAGACTATTAATTTTAAGCCAAAGCAAGACGCTGTCAAGCAAGAAGTAGATCGCAATGAAGACATGATTCGAAGTGCACTCCGAGCTATTGCATCCTTGAACCGCATAAG